From a region of the Salvelinus alpinus chromosome 2, SLU_Salpinus.1, whole genome shotgun sequence genome:
- the LOC139559489 gene encoding serine/arginine-rich splicing factor 3-like gives MGDPAMHRDCPLDCKVYVGNLGNNGNKTELERSFGYYGPLRSVWVARNPPGFAFVEFEDPRDATDAVRELDGRTLSGSRVRVELSNGEKRTRNRGPPPSWSRRPRDEHRGRRGSPPARRRSPRRRSFSRSRSRSLSRDRKRERSLSRDRNHKPSRSFSRSRSRSRSTERK, from the exons ATGGGAG ATCCAGCCATGCACCGAGATTGCCCTCTCGACTGCAAGGTCTACGTGGGAAACCTGGGGAACAATGGCAATAAGACAGAGCTGGAGCGGTCATTCGGCTATTATGGGCCACTTCGCAGTGTCTGGGTAGCTAGGAACCCCCCAGGCTTTGCTTTTGTGGAATTTGAAGATCCAAGGGATGCAACCGACGCAGTGAGAGAACTTGATGGAAG GACACTAAGTGGTTCCCGTGTGCGAGTGGAGCTGTCCAATGGTGAGAAACGCACCCGCAACCGGGGTCCTCCTCCATCGTGGAGCCGACGTCCTCGAGATGAACATCGTGGGCGTCGTGGTAGCCCACCCGCCAGGCGCAG ATCCCCACGTAGGAGGAGCTTCAGCCGCAGCCGAAGCAG GTCTCTctccagagacaggaagagggagagatCTTTGTCCCGGGACAGGAACCACAAACCTTCAAGATCATTTTCTCGATCAAGGAG TCGCTCCAGATCTACGGAGAGAAAGTAA